The region agagagagagagactttgtCTCGTGTCGTATGATCAGAGGTGTTAATTTCCATACAGATTTAGTGGCTTGATGGTAAAttgtgaagtaggggatttgattgATTCGCGAGGGTATTTTGGTgttgtaagttagcagtagacttaaatAACCCGACCCAGgttgagtctgatgaaaactgctgtGTATGCCcagttcagctctgagattttctcgcattgcacaatgctgtgaaggaataatctctgagattaAGTTATGTTCTTcctctgtttagaagtggtgaatataggttacagctcacagcaatttaatactATATAGTGTCTAGCCATtatccagcaatcatgtagcCAACATTGAGAGCAGGAAAGAGTCAAAGGTGGAAACACCCCCCCCACTTACGATGTTGTAAAGCGTTCTGCATGTGGCATCTGCGTGTGACGTGCAAATTACCTtccccccaaacacggacacacatatacaaactgATAAGTTTCGCTTCATTAGATAGATGGGCTGAAAATATATTTGTTCCTCATTTTATGTTGACCAGAGGACACTGCATATAGTTCCTATCAGATTTTGGTGATAGTCACAGAAATCCCCTCAATCTGAaaccaaatcacacacacacacgcacacatgggAATATCAGTATGTAGATCAGACAAAAATCTGCAATGAGATCATACAGGGAAGTGGGTGTGAGTCACTACTCATGGATTTACATAGTGACTGCAGGTTTGTACTTGCTATTAGTACATTCTCCGTGTCACACACGCCAAGCCCAGCTGACGCCACAGACAAATTTCAAAAGTACAAGTTATTTGATTTCAACAGCATTCAGTGACATGGATGCCAATACTGCAACGTTTTATTAGGTATAGTAAAAGTTCTGTTTAGATTCATTGTTTAGCTTAGGGTCTCTAAAGGGATGGGAGGTTGATCTAAACACACCTGTAGCAGTCAAGTGGATCCAACCCTTacttgttttaaatttaaaataaaagtatggACCACACCAATTTCAGACTAAAGTCCAATCGttcaaattataaaaaaaataagagctAAAACCAAGCAGCGATGGGAGGACTTTGGCCCGGTGGAGGCTCCTCCCTCTGTGTTTCAACAGTTCAGggagttttctttgtgttggagcCTGACTTGCAGGCTGCTACAAGGTTTTTGATTTACGATCAGGTAGGGGCAGAGCAAAACCTCTGGAGCATACAAGTAACAATCACCATGCCCCCCACCCCCAGAGCTGTTGCAGGAACAGACAGGAAACAAGCGAAGGAAAGAACCACTCGTCTGTTCAGAGATGAGGGGAGGCACATGACTCTTCTCTCAAAGGGATAAACATTTCAACTGTGAAAGACAACTGGAAACAACTGAAAACCTGACTTAAATGAGGATTATTGGATGTGCAGGACAGCTTTCACGCACATAAAGACGGACTTTGGATACTAATACAGGTATTTTGTGGAGTTACTGCATACTTTccagtatttcataaaaaaaaacacacaaactgagcATTCTTCAGTATTTCAATTCATTTTTTCTGCACAAATGAAACATACATTTTCGCTGCCTGTTGCGCATGGTGGGATTAACTAAATGGATTTGTAGGACACGATTTAAGAGAACATTTTTTTACTCCGTAGATGTTACAAACTTATCAACCTGGTTTAAAAATGAATGACAGCAGCACACAAGAATATAACGTCACTCAAAATGACATGAATTGCAACAAGAGTGACAACTTCAAGTACCCTTTGTATAGCTGGGTTTTCAGCCTGGTGTTTTTATTTGGACTTGTCTTCAACATGGTGGCTCTATACATTTTTGGCTGTACACTGAAGCTGCGGAATGAGACCACGACATACATGATAAACCTTATAGTTTCAGACTCTCTCTTTGTCCTGACCCTGCCTTTTCGGATCGTTTACTTTATTAAACGTGAATGGGTATTTGGAAGCGTGCTCTGCAAGATCTCTGTGGCCCTGTTCTACACCAACATGTACAGCAGCATCCTCTTCCTCACCTGTATCAGTGTTGACCGTTTCCTGGCCATTGTGTACCCATTCCGGTCCCAAACGATTCGTACTAAGAGAAATGCCAAACTGGCCTGCTGTGCAGTGTGGGTGATGGTTCTTTCTGGAAGTATACCCACTGGGTTCCTTTTGGACACCACCTCACCCATAAATGCGAAATCCACCTCAAACTTCTGCTTTGAAAACTACTCCAACAAACAGTGGAAGGCTGAGCTGTCCAAGGTGGTGGTGTTTATTGAGACTGTGGGCTTCATCATCCCATTGATGCTCAATGTCTTCTGCTCCATCATGGTGCTACGGACACTGAGGAAACCCCAAAACATCAGCCACGGAGGGAACCTCAACAAGGCAAAAATCTTGAGGATGATCACAGTGCATTTGCTCATCTTCTGCTTCTGTTTCATCCCCTACAATGTTAATCTCATCTTCTATGCCCTGGTCCGCTCCAATATCATAAAGGGGTGTAAAGCGGAATACGTGGTCAGAACCATCTACCCCATTAGTCTGTGCATAGCAGTGACCAACTGCTGTTTTGATCCAGTCATATACTATTTCACTTCAGAGACCATTAAGAGCTCCATGAAACGCAAGTCCACAGTATGGCACTACGGTGCCAAGCTGTTTGACAGACTACAGATGGATAGCACACAAAGCAGTccaaatacaacacacaaaagCCTGACCCCACGGACTCAGAATTCCAAAGTGTTTGACAGTGAGTCTACAATCTAATGACAATTCTATTATGGGACATGATTAATAATTCAGTGATTGCTGGTGAAGCTTGATTTGTATCTGAGGACGTATGTGGAAGTGGAGTGGCATTGAAGATCATAATAACAAACACAATGGTTACTAAGGAGTCACTCTTTCCTCTACTGGACAAAACAGAGACTTTAGACTAGGACACCCAAATTAGTCAATAAAAGAGTGGAACAAGTCCAACAGGAAACATTTGAAAGTGTGTTGCAGCATAAAGACCTTTCATCAGGCTGCCAATTCACAACACACATTGTTAGAAAATTCTTCATTCTTAGGAGTTATGAGTTTATAATGTGTACTAGTTGAGATGGTGCTGCCGAAGTATCAGCTTTTGCAAATAAGACATTGTAACTGTGGTCTTATTCCTCAGAGCAAATTCTCCTTTAAGATAATTCTGCTTTGGCAATGCTGAACCAGTATTACTCTTTTATGTACTGTACAGTTGTGGCCACTTTATAGAGCAGCATGTTCTATAACAGCTTTTACTAcccatattatatatatatatatatatatatatatatatatatatatatatatatatatatatatatatatatatacacacacacacacagaaagtgaATAAAAGAAGTATTAACTGAAAGGTTTTcgagttgtttttttaaaatacttGTTTGATAGAGTGGGGTGTTGTGAAATATTTGACATTAACAGGGTATCAGTCATTCACATGCAACTCTCTATGGGTGCTGCCAAATCATTTGTCTAGACTGATTACTCATACAGGTAGTAACAACCCAGCTACATGTACTGTGGTTGATTGGCCAGTGCCATGACTGCACAGTGAgtcaatacaatttcaaaaagTAGATTACAGGTGTCGTCAATATTTGACCGATGCATTGCGCCAGCCAACACTAGACTAACAATGCCAATGGCCTCATCTAAATAAGTGGTCATGTCTGTAGAACTTTTTTTATGATgatcaaaaacaaaagaaattcaGACTAGAATTTGACTTTTAATGAGAATAATTTAAAAAGATCTAAGTCATAGTGACCACGTGTCTGTTTCCTATGGACTAATGGGAGAAGTTAAAACACAGTTCACAGTGTAAATAGAATATGCTGCAGCTTGAATTTTGTTCATTCTTCTAAAAGCTGCCTGCTGCAAGACCGAGTGCTATTGGATTCCTGTTGAGACCCCTGAGGCTCTGTACTGACAAGGGTAGACTCATCACCAACACTGAACTGGATTGTGAAACATAAACAGGCGAGCGACAACAAGCCTCTTGAGGGAGaagcaggtttaaaaaaaaaaaaaattcaaaaaaagagCACAGTGGTGGTTGCTGCAACCCTGAGACAGAGCCGGTGAATAATCCAgaatttaaactttaaaaacacttagaaaacaattagcaATTGCTTAAATCTTATTTTTCCTAAGCCACACTAAACCATGTCATACAAATAGGCTTGCATATAAGAATATTTAaataatagaaaataataatattgttaaTTGAGTATGTGCTAAGattaaacagtaaaacaaaacatctaattttcctTTGTATTGATAATCATAACATGAAGGTaagacttatttttttaaagtgaataaatcTTAAGGAGTTATTTCTCAATCAAGGCATGTGTCCTTcatgttatttatatttctatcTAATTCAAAATTTGTCTCACAAGGGCCAAGTGGTATGTAGCTAAGTCGTAATGTGTGCCATATTAGCCTACTGTTCTCCAAATTATTCAAACAGGCACTCAATTCTGCTTTAATGACATGCCAGGTTGTTGGTGAAAATCTGATGTAAATACTAGATGAATTACTTCTTTTCACAAGTGCAAAAGATCACATTTTGACACAACATACATTTTAATCAATCATAAGGACCTGTCCTGAAGTTTTTGATTTCATTTGGATAATAGCCATGGACTGAGATCTACACTCACTTGTTCCCTTAGAGCGCCGGTCCCAAGCTGACACACTGACAGATACACTGCTGTATAGTTTCAGTGAATTATTGCTATTCCTCTATCTGTATAGTTGATGATTGACTCCAATCACTTGTGCAGGTTTTTAACAAGCAGTCATAAACAGGACTCCCACCCCCATAAAGGTAATGAAACGATATGTTCTTAATTTTAAAGCTAATCACAAAATTCAGTCGATTGACAAAACTAGTTGGTTAAGACCAGATAACAAGTCTATCCTTAAGCCAACCTATTGATCAGTACTTCTAAAGCTCATTAAATAGTTTTACTAAATGAGCTAAGAAATGGGTAGTAAGAAAAAACCATAAGAAGTGTGCttaggagaggggagagagagggggagagagcagATGAGAGGGAGATCCTgacctgtgtgtgagtgtgggcgTAAACGGCTCTGATCATTAGCATGAGCATCATAAGAAGTTACCCTGCTGCTGAACACCAGCTGTCTGGAAGAATACTTTATCACACCATCACTGAATTGTTGAGATCCTGATACTGGTGAGTGATGAAGTTTCAACATTCTTCTCAGTTGTTCTTAGCTTGAGttttatatgtacagtatataaatggATTTTCATAAAATGAAGACAGCAATTAACTGTAACAACTTATCAAGGTGTGATGGAaacttaacattttaaagtccACAAAGATACTGAAGACAAAGATTAGGAATAATATTGTTTGTATGCAATATTTGAGAATGTTCGGGGCTTTTACATGTAGGGAACCAAATTAAGGCAACATAATTATTGTGATCCCGACACAAATCTGCTACATGACTTGCAACTCTTAAAGATCGCATCAAGATCAACAGTTTGCTACTCATCAGACACTTAGTATTGGTGGTAACTGAATGATAATACAGAGTTATTATCAGATCACCAAAGCAGACAACTAAAATTATGTCAGgtgcaaaaaataaaagggtttgaagaaaaaaagttttaaatgcATTATCATGTCATAGAAAAATGTCTTATATTAGACATCTGTCTAAATATTGTCACTGGGAATTAAAAAACTTAAAACAACAAACTTAAAAGGTTAATTGAGAGACTActcaaaatttgactgaaagtgatagtatagtgaTGATCACCCGATGTGCCTGTACTCAAACTAATCTCACAATTGTATTTTTGAAATGAATGCTCAAAGGCAAAGTATCATAATACCATtagtgttaaaataaaaatgggagCTCTCTTGTAATACCTTAGACAGTGGTATTGTTTCAACTCAAaattgtgtgtctttttgtgatTGGAGTGTTTGGACATGTTTAACAGCCTCAATTCCTGGTGAACTggtcacaaaaaagaaaaaagatgtaAAATAACAGAAGAAAAGTCCCAAAAATCATGATGACATATGCCAAACGTATGAAAAACGCATTAGTTAAAAGTGCTTATAATTTGACCTTTCTTAATGACTGAAAAAAGGCTTAactggatattttttttatgcccTACAAACTACATATTTAAAATGACCAGTAAAATCCACACCTCTTACAATCTCAAAGAAAGATTAACTTCATGAGCTGCACTTAATGTGAATTTACTCCAGGACAACAGATAACATTGTGAGGTAATTCTTTTTCCCCCCACTCTGCCTGTAATGAAGCCAAATGTTTGCTTGTTTTATGAGAGCAGGAAGTTGCAGTTAAAACTTTATTGACAGATTGACTATCGTCCTGCATATCATATATAAATTCAGTTATGTTAGCCGTGGCAGTGTATTCATGTCATCTCAGCAAATTTACATTACATaaaacagcagacattttgagttTATTAAGTTTTTACTTGCCACAGGTTTAACTCCAGCAGAAGCAACTGTTCCTTCCTCCCATCTTATGTTCACTTCAACCAACCCAATTCCCTCCAGATATCAGAAAATTAGTAATTTAAAGTGTTGGAGCAGCAAATCCTTTTTGGACATGGAGCTGTGGAATACGACTGATATACCAGCCAAGCCATTTTCACCTCTGACTAATTGCACCGTTGACACGAGCTACCGCTTCACCTTCTATCAAGTGTCCTATGGTGTCATCTTCCTGCTGGGGTTGGCCACCAACAGCCTGGCTCTGCGCAGACTGTGTCTATCTCCCTGCACCATGAACAGCACAGCCATTTACATGGCCAGCCTGTCAGCTGCCGACTTGTTTTTTGTAATCTCTCTGCCCCTGAGAATCTACTACTACCACCAAAAGGCCAGAGCCTTGTCCTCCAAGACAGGATACCAATCCAGTTGGACTGCTGGGGTGGCATATTGCCACCTCATTTTCACCCTTAAATACATCAGCCTGTATGGGGGCATCTTCTTCCTGGTGTGCATTGCTTTGGACCGCTACTTTGCTGTAGTGCATCCGCTGGTTTCAACACTCCGCAGGCTGCGTGTTGCACAGCTGGTTAATGGGGGGATCTGGTGCCTGGTGCTCGGGCTCAGTGTGAGTCTGCCTCTGCTGCGCTCTGCAGCAGCTGACCAACACCAGCCCTGTCTGCTGGACCCGTCCTCGCCAAGCCACCGCACCATCATCCTGGTATCTCTTGGCTTAGTCCTAGGGTCATTTCTGCTGCCCACTGTGCTACTTCTCTGCAGCTACTGCAGAGTGCTGAGTGTGCTTCGCCAGCCGAGACACCGCGCCCGCAGTCAGCGCCGCAGCCGTCGCCACGCTCTCACTGTTATTTACTGGGTGCTAGGCATCTTCCTGCTGTGTTTCGTCCCCTATCACATCAACCTCCTGGGATACACCCTCACACACGTGGGTCTGCTGCCCCATTGTGGCCTGGCCAAGTTGACCAAGGCTGTGCACCCCGTGGTGCTATCACTAGCAAGCCTCAATTGCTGCCTAAACCCATTCATCTACTATTTCTCCAACAGCCTGGTGAACAGGGAGGCGCCCTGTGGTGGAGGCAGTGGCAGCCAGTGACACGGATCATTTCTTCATCactaaactatttttattgaACGGATTCATACAGTTGAACAGGAGTTTGTCTATTCATATACAGTATCCTGTTACCCATACTGTGTGCACTTCTTTAAAAAGTAAACTGAAGATAACTCTGCTTGTGTTAACTATGTTATCTGTATTTATGGCAGAAATTGCAATGTTGAACAGGTTTTGTGTGTTCGCCACACCTCTGGAGCAGTCTGGGGTCAGTGCCATGCTAAGAAGCACACTGTCATCTTAGTTATTTTGTCCAGTATACTTTGTCAGTACAAACTGAATGTATTTGTGAAATATTGATATGCAATGACATTTTTAATATGTAGTGAATGTAGAATTTGTGTGAAGCCTGCctaattttacaaaaattgcTGATCAAACATTATGTAGTAGTATGTTTATCATATGTCATTTACATTATTCTTAAACTGTAGtaataatgtatttaaaaaatgttgtgtaTGAAAactgtgtatacagtatacagtgtcTGTGTCTTTATGTTGTGCATGCATAAATCTCATTTACATGCCGTGACATTATTATAACGATACTGTAGTAGTGATGAGAGATAAAACTGACCGTCCTCCATGCAATCCTCTCCATGATGAGGTTCTCGCAGGTCTCCAGATGTTTGACGATATCTTTGCTCAGAGTGGGCTCGGCCTTAATGAAACTCTCAATGACTTTGTAGAAGTCAAAAGCAGCCAGGTTGACCACATCCAATATCCAGGGGAAACACACGTCCGTTTCAACTggatcaccaccaccaccaccaccatggTTGTATCCCCCAGTTTTAAAACTGCTCTCTAACCATGAAGAGCAAACAACATTATTACAACTCGTCACACATCTACAGGACATGTAAACATTTACCTGCATCATTAATAATTGTAAAGATACAACACAGTTACTTCAGAGTTAGTAGGTGACTGCATCGGTTATTAACTTGTACGAAAATTACGGGACACACCTCCATATGTTGCCATCACCACCTCCAAAGCACAGGCCAGCAGTGATGTGTGGAATGTGGAGTCATTGAGGAGTTTACTGGAATGGAAATCATATGACTTAGCTCAAGGAAAATAACGCTTCACTTACatgtaaaacaacaaaaagcatACATGCACAAGTGAATACACACCACAATTGACTAGCTTTATGATTGGGATTACTTAAACGCATACCtgaaattttgtacagacagTCGCTTCTCTTCCTACAAAATGGGGAGGGAAAACAACATAAATGGGTTATTtcagacatttttcttttgctctaaaaaaaaacgtgaaatATTTTGGATCATTTTAATATGCAGTCGATTTATCAATTGTGGTTTTCTGAGATACATTTTTGCGGGTAAACCCTTGAATGGCAACATTTCAAATAACTTGAACTTCTAAacaaatatacaataaaaatacacaaTCATTGAATAAAACAGTTCAAAAAATTAATAGATAACATCAAACAAGTCAAGTACCGATTTCAGCATTGCCTCCATGACTTTATAATACAGTCTGACACCAAGTTTAAATCtctgaaagacaaaagaaatcAAGTCAGACATGAAATCATTTGAGCATAGTAAGTATTGCCTTTGTTGCTCATTGTCTTGCTAAGTGTTAATTCATACCTGCCAACCAAGTACTACACAGCGCGGGCCGACTGCCTGACCAAACCTTTGGCTGAACGCCTGTCCGAGTGTCTCCAACCGCTTCAGCACAGCCTGCGTTGGGTCCACGGTGCAATTCTGATGACAGGaaagagaaaacacagaaaGTCAAATTAAGTTAGTAAGATGCCATTTCAAGGGGCATTTTAAATCCGTGGCAACACTTCTAGAGACCCACTTTGAAATACGTAGCCAGGTTAGTAGATGGCTGATCCCCACTGGAGGTGAGATCACCCCTCAACTGCTGGATGGAGGTCATGGCAGCTCTGatgagacaaaacaaaaaaatctgacatCAGACATAAACTCAGTGGATTATGCCCGATAATATACATACTGTGCAAGAAATCCCAGAACAATCTCAAATGTTTGGTATCCCAATTGTGGATACATATACACATTCAATAAATATTAACTTTGCTTTTAAGCATTTTATAATATCTTTATAGATATCATGGTATACTTTAATATTTGGAAACAATTATTAAACTCTTGGTTTATCTTTACCTTTCCACACCAACTGTGACTATTAGgatacacaaagaaaaaaacagcgcAATAAAGGCCAGTGTATTAAATCACTTTGTTAGTTACTAATTTAGTACATCTTATAGTTTTTACTGTCAATTTCTGTACATTTTGGATGGATTAAAAGCAGAAAAGATCAGGTTTTCACCATAAACAGTCTTTCGACTCTGATTATTCACTTTCAGCAAGTTTAAAATGCACCAGTTGGCAGCTGAGCAGCATACAGTGTATAGAGACTCTCAGGtgaaactgtaaaaatgttaatgATTGTAAACAATGATTGATAAAatcaacaggtgtgtgtgtgtgactgctaAGTGTTCACCTGATTGGAGTCTGGGGAGGGATGAGTACCTCTTCATCTGGCAAGTTCTTTTTTGGCGTTCTCTCCACCTGTGatctgaaaacagcagcagatTATTAAACACTTTTCTATAAATTCTTTTAATAGATTAACCAGACCAACGTCAAAACACTGAGTAgtgcaaaaaagaagaaattacaTTTCGACTTTAGGCAGAAGAACTGTCTCATCTCCATCAAAAAACAGCCGTCCATCGATGTCTCTACTCTTGAGGTAGTGCTCTTCATATTGTTGGTTGAGGTCATTCGCCTGTGGTGAAAATTAGAGACCGAGGTTACTCATAGTTAAGAGCCTCCCTTCATAATTCATAGatgtgctgtaaaataatttggCCCAAAATCTCACTGAAAACGTAACAGGTTTTTGTTCCAATTTACCCAGGCCCCTCATAGGTCAGATCAATAAAATGATAATTATTTACATAAGACACGTACTGTATGTACGTATATAATGTGCACCACCTGTCTGTTACTGGGGTAATGTAACCGTAAAAAAGGTATTGTATCCTTCTTGAAGGAGTGTGTTGGGGTCGGCAAACAGTAGCATCCTGTCTCCTTTGTTTTCATACCTGCCTCTGCAATATACTACCCTTAAACACTACAAAATGATCCCATGCTTGAGTACACATTTTCCTGACACCATGTATGCAAAAACCAAACATGTATAAGCACCACAGAGAACAATCAACAGCTGTCAgatacttaaaggaatacgccaccgtttgttgaaatagggcttatcacagtctaccctggctgtagataggtgggccaacgcattttttgtctcagtgcaagtaattaggttgtttttttgtcttttgttggctcacttttactcacaacatgctaaactgcaacataggattccattcactacgctaagctaactagcggcagtgctgctggtgttgcaccggactaaaacgatgcatgcacaaaaaatgcgttggcccacctatgtACAGCtgggggagaccgtgataagccctatttcaacaaaaggtggcgtatccctttaaatgttCAACAATGCCAACAGCAAGCAGGACAAAATAACTAATGGAAACAGTAAGTGAAGAGCAGATAGTGAAACCAAACAGTAAAGCTGGTGTCACCCACCCCCCCTACCTGAGGAAAATCTGAAGATCTCGAAAAATCCAGCGAGTCCAGGAAAGTGGAGAAACTGGTCTGGTATACATTCTTCACCTGCAAATACATTGGCATAAAAGGGGCAAATGAGGCCAATTACACAGAACCGAGGGCAAATAAATGAATGTATTATAACTGTAAGAACTATACAAAGAGGGGGGCTCAGACCTCTTCTGCATTGCATTCATTCTCTTCGCACAAGGTTTTGAGAAGCTGCAAATCCACCTCCGGCTCCGGAGGTCGGAATTTGGCTTTGCTCTGGTTGCGGCGTGATGTTCGTGTTGGAGGGCTCTGAACTTTGCTGATAGCTGATtctgaaagaaaaacattaaggGCTTTAAAACATATCTGGTCATAAACAATAAACCCTTTTATGACACTATATACACTATACATACTTTtaagcaaaaaaacaacttaaaatcACATTAGGTctacaggagaaaaaaaattcaatcaTGTTTACATCCCGactcaaaaaaagaaattgtgtgttgttttttaaataccggtacatttgtttaacttttCTGACCTGGTTGTACTATGAGATGTCAGAAAGGTTAATGAAACAAAGACAGAGGTTGTAGTAAATGACACTGAAGCTTACTGTAAAGAGGCTGCAGAAGGTCTGGAGGGCAGCGCTTGATGAATGACTCCAGTGTACAAAGCAGCAACTGGAATGATATGACCAGGTCATCCTCCATCTGCAAGGCCCTTCCTGCAAACAGCGGAGATGCAGCACATGAGAAGCAGCGTCGTAATACTACCACGGCCGACTAGAAACAACAGAACTGTAACCGTGAGGAGAAGCATTTTCATCAATTAATTCGAGCTCTACAGCTGGGCacgaaaaaggaaggaaggatggtaagaagaagatgaagcaaCATGAAAACTATTCCATCAGTGTATTAACAGCTTGATCctacttgtttttgttgttgtcaatgTGTTAAAGGCCTAACCTACCTTTGGCCAAAAGAAACATTGTCCAGCAGCTCCGCATCGTCTCCCTCTCCCTTGGAAAAGAGACACTGAACCATTAATCATAAACCTGCATCACATATTTTATAACAAGCCCTCAATTATCAAACACAAGACTATAAAGATACTAAAAAAGGAGAGCGAATAGTTCATTTCACACATGTGGTAAAGAAGTATCCAACTTACTGGTCATCAGAAACCATAGCAAAGATTTTTTTGCATGttctgaaacaaaacaaacgtTAATTTCAATTACAATTTTGACCAAACAGTTCATTATGAATCAAGCACCTG is a window of Perca fluviatilis chromosome 16, GENO_Pfluv_1.0, whole genome shotgun sequence DNA encoding:
- the LOC120544660 gene encoding lysophosphatidic acid receptor 6-like; the protein is MLQTYQPGLKMNDSSTQEYNVTQNDMNCNKSDNFKYPLYSWVFSLVFLFGLVFNMVALYIFGCTLKLRNETTTYMINLIVSDSLFVLTLPFRIVYFIKREWVFGSVLCKISVALFYTNMYSSILFLTCISVDRFLAIVYPFRSQTIRTKRNAKLACCAVWVMVLSGSIPTGFLLDTTSPINAKSTSNFCFENYSNKQWKAELSKVVVFIETVGFIIPLMLNVFCSIMVLRTLRKPQNISHGGNLNKAKILRMITVHLLIFCFCFIPYNVNLIFYALVRSNIIKGCKAEYVVRTIYPISLCIAVTNCCFDPVIYYFTSETIKSSMKRKSTVWHYGAKLFDRLQMDSTQSSPNTTHKSLTPRTQNSKVFDSESTI
- the LOC120544661 gene encoding lysophosphatidic acid receptor 6-like, giving the protein MFTSTNPIPSRYQKISNLKCWSSKSFLDMELWNTTDIPAKPFSPLTNCTVDTSYRFTFYQVSYGVIFLLGLATNSLALRRLCLSPCTMNSTAIYMASLSAADLFFVISLPLRIYYYHQKARALSSKTGYQSSWTAGVAYCHLIFTLKYISLYGGIFFLVCIALDRYFAVVHPLVSTLRRLRVAQLVNGGIWCLVLGLSVSLPLLRSAAADQHQPCLLDPSSPSHRTIILVSLGLVLGSFLLPTVLLLCSYCRVLSVLRQPRHRARSQRRSRRHALTVIYWVLGIFLLCFVPYHINLLGYTLTHVGLLPHCGLAKLTKAVHPVVLSLASLNCCLNPFIYYFSNSLVNREAPCGGGSGSQ